The following coding sequences are from one Pirellulales bacterium window:
- the trpD gene encoding anthranilate phosphoribosyltransferase, giving the protein MITAALGRLAAGENLAQPETTAVFDAVMEGQLPEEQIALLLTALRAKGETVEEIAGAALSLRKHMLPIRTRHRTVIDTCGTGGVGSRLFNISTTAALVTAAAGVPVAKHGNRAVTSCTGSADVLAALGVNVAADVPCVERCLDELGICFCFAPLMHPTMKRVADVRRRLGVPTIFNLLGPLCNPAGAPFQLLGVGRAELRQTMAKALARLGTQHSVVVSGDGELGEVTLAGETHVTEVVHDGTLNELRWTAADFGLPPAVSLEPLIVEDSGQSANLIQRLLAGETGPAREIVAANAAAALWISGKAGSLPEGVQMAHQAINSGAAQHLLTRLVELTNEKNQL; this is encoded by the coding sequence ATGATTACTGCCGCACTCGGTCGTTTGGCGGCCGGAGAAAACCTGGCTCAGCCAGAAACAACCGCTGTTTTCGACGCGGTCATGGAGGGGCAATTGCCGGAAGAGCAAATCGCCCTGCTTCTAACAGCCTTGCGTGCCAAGGGCGAAACCGTGGAAGAAATTGCCGGCGCGGCCCTTTCGCTTCGCAAGCACATGCTGCCGATCCGCACTCGACATCGTACTGTGATCGATACGTGTGGCACCGGCGGTGTAGGCTCTCGATTGTTCAACATTAGCACGACGGCCGCCTTGGTTACGGCTGCTGCTGGCGTGCCGGTCGCAAAGCACGGCAATCGCGCGGTAACCAGCTGCACTGGCTCCGCCGACGTGCTGGCTGCTTTGGGGGTAAACGTTGCCGCCGATGTGCCCTGCGTTGAGCGTTGCCTGGACGAGTTGGGCATTTGTTTTTGTTTTGCACCACTGATGCATCCGACGATGAAGCGTGTGGCGGATGTTCGCCGCCGCTTGGGTGTGCCAACCATCTTCAATTTGCTGGGACCCTTATGTAACCCTGCCGGTGCGCCGTTTCAATTACTCGGTGTTGGCCGGGCGGAGTTGCGCCAAACCATGGCGAAAGCTTTGGCCCGTTTGGGGACGCAACATTCCGTGGTCGTTAGCGGCGACGGCGAATTGGGCGAAGTGACCCTGGCCGGCGAAACCCATGTTACAGAGGTCGTCCACGACGGCACACTGAATGAACTCCGCTGGACTGCGGCCGATTTCGGCTTGCCTCCGGCAGTTTCGCTCGAACCGTTGATCGTAGAAGATAGTGGGCAAAGTGCAAATTTAATCCAACGGTTGCTAGCAGGAGAAACTGGTCCGGCGCGCGAGATTGTAGCCGCCAATGCTGCCGCCGCATTATGGATCTCTGGCAAGGCAGGCTCATTGCCCGAGGGCGTCCAAATGGCGCACCAAGCGATTAATTCGGGCGCTGC
- a CDS encoding PQQ-binding-like beta-propeller repeat protein codes for MLIYRPIIGVVALSVWAASVAAGAQEWTRFRGPNGQGQSDSAATIPITWTESDYNWKAPLPGVGHSSPVIWGDQVFITCAEPDTAARHVLCLNTATGQKLWQRDFPGAKYHVHTQNNFAVSTPALDAQRIYLAWASADKFTLQALTHAGDSVWEIDLGPFVSQHGFGTSPIVVDDEVIITDDQEGDQRFLLAVDSATGQERWKIPRKYADNRQNASYATPCILETKAGRELIVCSWAYGITSHDLKTGAVNWEAPVFKLRPVGSPVLADGLILANCGEGQEGKGNNMVVAIKPGSKEGAPYELAYSIPKSSAPYVTTICTAGDLAFLWGDGGIVSCIDVPTGKIHWRQRVGGIFYGSPVRVGDRIYCISLDGDVVVLAASSEYKLLARNPLGEGSQATPAIADGKMYLRTLSHLISIGGK; via the coding sequence ATGCTGATCTATCGCCCGATCATTGGTGTCGTCGCCCTGAGCGTCTGGGCTGCCAGCGTGGCGGCGGGTGCCCAAGAGTGGACGCGATTTCGAGGCCCAAACGGACAGGGACAAAGCGATTCGGCTGCGACCATCCCCATCACCTGGACCGAAAGCGACTACAACTGGAAGGCGCCATTACCGGGCGTTGGGCATTCGTCGCCGGTCATTTGGGGCGATCAGGTGTTTATCACCTGCGCTGAGCCAGACACCGCCGCACGGCACGTGCTGTGTTTGAATACCGCCACAGGCCAAAAATTGTGGCAGCGAGATTTTCCTGGAGCTAAATATCACGTCCACACGCAAAATAACTTTGCCGTCAGCACGCCCGCTTTGGATGCGCAGCGCATTTATTTGGCCTGGGCTTCCGCCGATAAGTTCACGCTGCAGGCGTTAACGCATGCAGGCGATTCCGTCTGGGAAATCGATTTGGGGCCATTTGTCAGCCAGCACGGTTTTGGCACATCGCCGATCGTGGTGGACGATGAGGTAATTATCACCGACGATCAAGAAGGCGATCAGCGGTTCCTCCTTGCCGTCGACTCAGCCACGGGACAAGAACGTTGGAAAATTCCCCGCAAGTATGCCGATAACCGACAGAACGCTTCCTATGCCACCCCTTGCATTTTGGAAACAAAGGCTGGACGCGAATTGATCGTGTGCAGTTGGGCATACGGCATTACCAGCCACGATTTGAAAACCGGAGCCGTAAATTGGGAAGCGCCCGTGTTCAAACTGCGACCGGTGGGTTCCCCCGTCTTGGCTGACGGTTTGATTCTTGCCAACTGCGGCGAGGGGCAAGAAGGCAAAGGAAATAACATGGTCGTGGCCATCAAGCCCGGGAGCAAAGAGGGTGCCCCATATGAATTGGCGTACAGCATCCCCAAATCGTCGGCTCCGTATGTGACCACCATTTGCACCGCAGGCGATTTGGCTTTCTTGTGGGGCGACGGCGGAATTGTCAGTTGCATTGATGTACCAACCGGCAAGATTCACTGGCGTCAACGAGTGGGGGGAATTTTTTATGGTTCGCCGGTGCGAGTGGGCGATCGCATTTATTGCATTTCGCTCGATGGCGACGTCGTGGTGCTCGCCGCCTCGTCGGAATATAAACTGCTGGCCCGCAACCCGCTGGGCGAAGGCAGCCAGGCAACGCCCGCCATTGCGGATGGCAAAATGTACCTGCGCACCCTGTCGCATCTGATTTCGATCGGCGGAAAATAA
- a CDS encoding AMP-binding protein, whose product MTPTTAAERRRLESLPRAELEQYQLRRLNALLNQALPSNQFYAQKLARMKQPIESLAEFAQWPFTFKEELMGPASGGDTANNHTWPRERYSRFHQTSGASGRPMVVLDMPEDWQWVLECWQYVLDAAGVDSGDRVLMAFSFGPHIGFWGAYEAFCQRGALVIPTGGMNSLQRLELVRHNEPTVVCCTPSYALHLAEVAGQHDIDIAQCGVRILVLAGEPGGSVPAVRGRLEQLWNAQVHDHCGATEVGPWGFGEPHGQGLHVIESEYIAEFLSLATGGPAEDGEEAELVITNLGRIGCPVLRYRTGDVVRPTWLHSEANRFVFLAGGVLGRNDDMLVVRGVNVFPSSIDHILRSFPEVVEYRATVYKVSEMDRLRIEIEDRLEQPDRILQEFKLRIGLRVEVESVPLGSLPRFEGKGKRFIDNRELPR is encoded by the coding sequence ATGACACCCACTACCGCCGCTGAACGCCGCCGCTTGGAATCATTGCCGCGCGCAGAGTTGGAGCAATATCAACTGCGACGGTTGAACGCATTACTAAACCAGGCATTGCCGTCCAACCAGTTTTATGCGCAAAAATTGGCGCGGATGAAACAGCCCATCGAGTCGCTGGCAGAATTCGCGCAGTGGCCATTCACATTCAAAGAAGAGTTGATGGGTCCGGCAAGCGGGGGCGACACTGCGAACAATCACACGTGGCCGCGGGAACGGTATTCGCGCTTTCATCAAACTTCCGGCGCCAGCGGGCGACCGATGGTGGTGCTCGATATGCCGGAAGATTGGCAATGGGTGCTGGAATGTTGGCAATACGTGCTGGATGCGGCGGGCGTGGATTCCGGCGATCGAGTGCTGATGGCCTTTTCGTTTGGTCCGCACATCGGGTTCTGGGGCGCTTATGAAGCATTTTGCCAGCGGGGAGCGCTGGTCATTCCCACCGGCGGCATGAACTCGCTGCAACGCTTGGAATTGGTCCGACACAACGAGCCCACCGTGGTGTGTTGTACCCCTAGCTATGCGCTGCATTTGGCTGAAGTGGCGGGACAGCACGATATTGATATTGCGCAATGCGGCGTGCGAATATTGGTTTTGGCAGGCGAGCCCGGTGGATCGGTGCCCGCCGTCCGCGGCAGATTGGAACAATTGTGGAATGCCCAGGTGCATGACCATTGCGGGGCAACGGAAGTAGGTCCCTGGGGCTTTGGAGAACCGCATGGTCAAGGGCTACATGTGATTGAGTCCGAATATATTGCCGAGTTCTTATCCTTGGCGACCGGTGGACCGGCCGAGGATGGCGAGGAAGCGGAGTTGGTGATCACAAACTTGGGTCGGATTGGATGCCCGGTGTTGCGCTACCGCACGGGCGACGTCGTGCGCCCCACCTGGCTGCACTCGGAAGCCAATCGATTTGTGTTCCTCGCTGGCGGTGTGCTGGGCCGGAACGACGACATGCTGGTGGTTCGCGGCGTCAATGTGTTTCCCAGCAGCATCGACCATATTTTGCGAAGCTTTCCGGAAGTGGTGGAGTACCGGGCCACGGTTTACAAAGTTTCGGAGATGGATCGCTTGCGGATCGAAATTGAAGATCGCCTGGAGCAGCCGGATCGAATTTTGCAGGAATTCAAACTACGGATTGGCCTGCGTGTAGAAGTGGAATCAGTTCCACTGGGTTCTTTGCCCCGATTTGAAGGCAAGGGAAAGCGATTTATTGATAACCGGGAACTGCCACGATGA
- a CDS encoding DUF971 domain-containing protein: MSSMSPQPIQLSRSGDNAIVIHWSDGGLRQYSFRELRDACPCATCREKRSAVPEAANLLPVLSASEARPLQIAKMEPVGNYAYSIEFSDGHNTGIYTLDLLRQLGHEAPGKSA; encoded by the coding sequence ATGAGCTCCATGTCACCCCAGCCGATCCAGCTCTCTCGCTCGGGCGACAATGCAATCGTAATTCATTGGAGCGATGGCGGACTGCGTCAGTATTCGTTCCGCGAATTGCGCGATGCTTGTCCCTGTGCCACCTGCCGCGAGAAGCGCTCTGCGGTTCCGGAAGCGGCGAATCTCTTGCCGGTGTTGTCGGCATCGGAAGCTCGACCACTGCAAATTGCCAAGATGGAGCCGGTGGGTAATTATGCTTACTCCATCGAATTCAGCGACGGTCACAACACGGGCATTTACACGTTGGACCTGCTCCGGCAACTCGGCCACGAGGCTCCCGGCAAATCGGCCTGA
- the proC gene encoding pyrroline-5-carboxylate reductase: MLKQTIGFIGAGQMARAMARGFTTAGLLAERQIVAADPLADALAEFQRVLPDCSIASDNTIVARRCDIVVLAVKPQQAKAALAELHGALGNEKLVISIVTGIRLQSLAEVLGECRLVRVMPNTPCLVGQSASAYCLGPATNKADAELVAQLFGSVGLAIQVEEKLLDAVTGLSGSGPAFVYLMIEALADGGVRLGLTRDVALKLAAQTMKGAAQMVLSTGDHPGVLKDRVASPGGTTIAGLHVLENHGVRGALISAVEAAARRATELANG; encoded by the coding sequence ATGTTGAAGCAAACCATTGGTTTCATTGGCGCAGGACAAATGGCTCGGGCCATGGCGCGCGGATTTACCACTGCCGGTTTGCTAGCTGAGAGGCAAATTGTGGCGGCCGATCCGCTGGCGGATGCACTCGCAGAATTTCAGCGGGTACTTCCGGATTGCAGCATCGCTTCGGACAATACGATTGTCGCCCGTCGATGCGATATAGTTGTGCTGGCGGTTAAACCGCAGCAAGCAAAGGCGGCGCTGGCAGAACTGCATGGCGCCTTGGGAAATGAAAAATTAGTCATTTCGATTGTCACCGGCATCCGTTTGCAATCGCTCGCAGAAGTCCTGGGGGAGTGTCGGCTCGTGCGCGTGATGCCCAACACGCCATGTTTAGTGGGCCAAAGTGCAAGTGCGTACTGCCTGGGACCGGCCACGAACAAAGCAGACGCCGAACTAGTGGCACAATTATTCGGTTCCGTGGGGTTAGCGATTCAGGTGGAAGAAAAACTGTTGGACGCCGTCACCGGCTTGTCGGGCTCGGGTCCAGCCTTTGTATATCTGATGATTGAGGCCCTAGCCGACGGCGGCGTGCGACTGGGGCTGACTCGTGACGTCGCACTGAAACTTGCTGCTCAGACCATGAAAGGGGCAGCACAAATGGTCCTCTCCACGGGAGATCATCCCGGAGTGCTGAAAGACCGCGTGGCAAGTCCGGGCGGCACCACGATTGCAGGCTTACATGTATTGGAAAACCACGGCGTGCGAGGCGCATTAATTTCCGCTGTGGAAGCTGCCGCCCGTCGCGCGACGGAATTGGCGAACGGATAA
- a CDS encoding DUF1810 domain-containing protein — MEDRFELQRFLNAQQDVYPQVVEELQSGEKRSHWMWFIFPQIKGLGRSPTAQKFAIASQAEAQAYAAHAVLGTRLRECTGLVINIDRRSIEQIFPYPDNLKFHSCMTLFMVAAAENALFVGAIDKYFVGRPDDHTLAILRCG; from the coding sequence ATGGAAGACCGCTTCGAGTTGCAACGTTTTTTGAATGCGCAACAGGACGTTTATCCACAAGTCGTGGAAGAACTGCAGTCTGGCGAAAAGCGCAGTCATTGGATGTGGTTCATTTTTCCCCAAATCAAGGGCCTGGGCCGCAGCCCGACGGCGCAAAAATTTGCCATTGCTTCTCAGGCCGAAGCACAAGCTTATGCGGCCCATGCGGTGCTGGGCACACGGCTGCGAGAGTGTACCGGGTTGGTCATCAACATCGACCGCCGCTCCATCGAGCAGATATTTCCGTATCCCGACAATCTAAAGTTCCATTCCTGCATGACGCTGTTCATGGTCGCTGCTGCCGAAAACGCGCTGTTTGTCGGCGCCATCGACAAGTATTTTGTCGGCAGGCCGGACGACCATACACTGGCCATCTTGAGGTGCGGTTAG